A DNA window from Salvelinus fontinalis isolate EN_2023a chromosome 28, ASM2944872v1, whole genome shotgun sequence contains the following coding sequences:
- the hdr gene encoding hematopoietic death receptor isoform X3, whose translation MSTPPLSMSYIHLMVVLIWALNTMAAAQSGLEMTQTGGSIRNRKQRDISCRENLEYPHDNICCLNCPAGKYVKAYCTGALEKGTCEDCDLDTYTEHDNGLRQCLKCTKCRSDQVTTKTCTITQNTECQCKPGYFCAPDQACEVCKKCSRCKDNEVSVKNCTTTFNTVCETRLPTSSTISGKTPGPVFLIVVAVLGITAALAGVYWMRRKPFKRTDTQNNPSATLKVVVDDQNNRSIEERQNNQNAVLDDTQLYPLLEQTQAENDLIKLVPLNGDESLKKSFELFEELDVHYHNRFFRHIGLSDNAIKSTVHLHPEDRVYELLKVWLEKVGMEADMNDLIKALNYLGQRLSAENIISKAIKNGYYEYAENEK comes from the exons GTTGTCCTCATCTGGGCCCTCAACACCATGGCGGCAGCTCAATCTGGCCTTGAGATGACACAGACAGGAGGCAGCATCAGGAATAGGAAACAGCGGGACATCTCATGCAGGGAAAACCTGGAGTACCCACATGACAACATCTGCTGTTTGAATTGCCCAGCTG GTAAATATGTCAAAGCGTACTGCACGGGTGCCTTGGAGAAAGGAACATGTGAGGACTGTGATCTCGACACATACACTGAGCATGACAACGGACTGCGACAGTGCTTAAAGTGCACTAAGTGTCGCTCAG ATCAGGTGACCACAAAGACATGCACCATCACTCAGAACACAGAGTGCCAATGTAAACCAGGGTATTTCTGTGCACCTGACCAAGCCTGCGAGGTGTGCAAAAAGTGCTCAAG ATGTAAAGACAATGAGGTGAGTGTGAAGAACTGCACCACTACGTTCAACACGGTCTGTGAGACCAGACTGCCCACATCCAGCACCATCTCAGGTAAAACTCCAGGCCCAG tatttctgattgtgGTGGCAGTACTGGGTATCACTGCTGCACTTGCCGGTGTCTATTGGATGAGGCGAAAGCCCTTTAAAAGGACAG ACACCCAGAATAATCCCAGTGCGACGCTAAAAGTTGTGGtg GATGATCAAAATAACAGGTCAATTGAGGAGAGGCAGAACAACCAGAATGCTGTGCTGGATGACACACAGCTCTATCCCTTGCTGGAGCAGACCCAGGCG gaaAATGACCTCATCAAACTGGTTCCTTTGAATG GTGATGAGTCCTTGAAGAAAAGTTTTGAACTTTTTGAAGAGCTGGATGTTCACTACCATAACAGATTCTTCAGGCACATCGGACTCTCTGACAACGCTATAAAAAGCACTGTGCACCTTCATCCTGAAGATCGAGTCTATGAACTGTTGAAAGTATGGTTGGAGAAGGTGGGCATGGAAGCTGACATGAATGACCTAATCAAAGCATTAAATTATTTGGGCCAAAGGTTATCAGCAGAAAATATTATTTCTAAAGCCATTAAAAATGGTTATTATGAATATGCAGAAAATGAAAAGTGA
- the hdr gene encoding hematopoietic death receptor isoform X2 yields MSTPPLSMSYIHLMVVLIWALNTMAAAQSGLEMTQTGGSIRNRKQRDISCRENLEYPHDNICCLNCPAGKYVKAYCTGALEKGTCEDCDLDTYTEHDNGLRQCLKCTKCRSDQVTTKTCTITQNTECQCKPGYFCAPDQACEVCKKCSRCKDNEVSVKNCTTTFNTVCETRLPTSSTISVFLIVVAVLGITAALAGVYWMRRKPFKRTDTQNNPSATLKVVVDDQNNRSIEERQNNQNAVLDDTQLYPLLEQTQAVGDKASEDEDNGLGDSLPNTTNSSQSSLSALPSAPLPRSSPLPSPSAKRQPGTAAGENDLIKLVPLNGDESLKKSFELFEELDVHYHNRFFRHIGLSDNAIKSTVHLHPEDRVYELLKVWLEKVGMEADMNDLIKALNYLGQRLSAENIISKAIKNGYYEYAENEK; encoded by the exons GTTGTCCTCATCTGGGCCCTCAACACCATGGCGGCAGCTCAATCTGGCCTTGAGATGACACAGACAGGAGGCAGCATCAGGAATAGGAAACAGCGGGACATCTCATGCAGGGAAAACCTGGAGTACCCACATGACAACATCTGCTGTTTGAATTGCCCAGCTG GTAAATATGTCAAAGCGTACTGCACGGGTGCCTTGGAGAAAGGAACATGTGAGGACTGTGATCTCGACACATACACTGAGCATGACAACGGACTGCGACAGTGCTTAAAGTGCACTAAGTGTCGCTCAG ATCAGGTGACCACAAAGACATGCACCATCACTCAGAACACAGAGTGCCAATGTAAACCAGGGTATTTCTGTGCACCTGACCAAGCCTGCGAGGTGTGCAAAAAGTGCTCAAG ATGTAAAGACAATGAGGTGAGTGTGAAGAACTGCACCACTACGTTCAACACGGTCTGTGAGACCAGACTGCCCACATCCAGCACCATCTCAG tatttctgattgtgGTGGCAGTACTGGGTATCACTGCTGCACTTGCCGGTGTCTATTGGATGAGGCGAAAGCCCTTTAAAAGGACAG ACACCCAGAATAATCCCAGTGCGACGCTAAAAGTTGTGGtg GATGATCAAAATAACAGGTCAATTGAGGAGAGGCAGAACAACCAGAATGCTGTGCTGGATGACACACAGCTCTATCCCTTGCTGGAGCAGACCCAGGCGGTGGGTGACAAAGCCTCAGAGGATGAGGACAATGGACTGGGCGACAGCCTCCCCAACACCACCAACTCCTCCCAGTCCAGTCTGTCTGCACTACCCTCAGCCCCCCTCCCCAGatcctcccctcttcccagcCCTTCGGCCAAGAGGCAGCCTGGCACTGCGGCTGGG gaaAATGACCTCATCAAACTGGTTCCTTTGAATG GTGATGAGTCCTTGAAGAAAAGTTTTGAACTTTTTGAAGAGCTGGATGTTCACTACCATAACAGATTCTTCAGGCACATCGGACTCTCTGACAACGCTATAAAAAGCACTGTGCACCTTCATCCTGAAGATCGAGTCTATGAACTGTTGAAAGTATGGTTGGAGAAGGTGGGCATGGAAGCTGACATGAATGACCTAATCAAAGCATTAAATTATTTGGGCCAAAGGTTATCAGCAGAAAATATTATTTCTAAAGCCATTAAAAATGGTTATTATGAATATGCAGAAAATGAAAAGTGA
- the hdr gene encoding hematopoietic death receptor isoform X1, giving the protein MSTPPLSMSYIHLMVVLIWALNTMAAAQSGLEMTQTGGSIRNRKQRDISCRENLEYPHDNICCLNCPAGKYVKAYCTGALEKGTCEDCDLDTYTEHDNGLRQCLKCTKCRSDQVTTKTCTITQNTECQCKPGYFCAPDQACEVCKKCSRCKDNEVSVKNCTTTFNTVCETRLPTSSTISGKTPGPVFLIVVAVLGITAALAGVYWMRRKPFKRTDTQNNPSATLKVVVDDQNNRSIEERQNNQNAVLDDTQLYPLLEQTQAVGDKASEDEDNGLGDSLPNTTNSSQSSLSALPSAPLPRSSPLPSPSAKRQPGTAAGENDLIKLVPLNGDESLKKSFELFEELDVHYHNRFFRHIGLSDNAIKSTVHLHPEDRVYELLKVWLEKVGMEADMNDLIKALNYLGQRLSAENIISKAIKNGYYEYAENEK; this is encoded by the exons GTTGTCCTCATCTGGGCCCTCAACACCATGGCGGCAGCTCAATCTGGCCTTGAGATGACACAGACAGGAGGCAGCATCAGGAATAGGAAACAGCGGGACATCTCATGCAGGGAAAACCTGGAGTACCCACATGACAACATCTGCTGTTTGAATTGCCCAGCTG GTAAATATGTCAAAGCGTACTGCACGGGTGCCTTGGAGAAAGGAACATGTGAGGACTGTGATCTCGACACATACACTGAGCATGACAACGGACTGCGACAGTGCTTAAAGTGCACTAAGTGTCGCTCAG ATCAGGTGACCACAAAGACATGCACCATCACTCAGAACACAGAGTGCCAATGTAAACCAGGGTATTTCTGTGCACCTGACCAAGCCTGCGAGGTGTGCAAAAAGTGCTCAAG ATGTAAAGACAATGAGGTGAGTGTGAAGAACTGCACCACTACGTTCAACACGGTCTGTGAGACCAGACTGCCCACATCCAGCACCATCTCAGGTAAAACTCCAGGCCCAG tatttctgattgtgGTGGCAGTACTGGGTATCACTGCTGCACTTGCCGGTGTCTATTGGATGAGGCGAAAGCCCTTTAAAAGGACAG ACACCCAGAATAATCCCAGTGCGACGCTAAAAGTTGTGGtg GATGATCAAAATAACAGGTCAATTGAGGAGAGGCAGAACAACCAGAATGCTGTGCTGGATGACACACAGCTCTATCCCTTGCTGGAGCAGACCCAGGCGGTGGGTGACAAAGCCTCAGAGGATGAGGACAATGGACTGGGCGACAGCCTCCCCAACACCACCAACTCCTCCCAGTCCAGTCTGTCTGCACTACCCTCAGCCCCCCTCCCCAGatcctcccctcttcccagcCCTTCGGCCAAGAGGCAGCCTGGCACTGCGGCTGGG gaaAATGACCTCATCAAACTGGTTCCTTTGAATG GTGATGAGTCCTTGAAGAAAAGTTTTGAACTTTTTGAAGAGCTGGATGTTCACTACCATAACAGATTCTTCAGGCACATCGGACTCTCTGACAACGCTATAAAAAGCACTGTGCACCTTCATCCTGAAGATCGAGTCTATGAACTGTTGAAAGTATGGTTGGAGAAGGTGGGCATGGAAGCTGACATGAATGACCTAATCAAAGCATTAAATTATTTGGGCCAAAGGTTATCAGCAGAAAATATTATTTCTAAAGCCATTAAAAATGGTTATTATGAATATGCAGAAAATGAAAAGTGA